The DNA window TACCGGGTCCTCGCGCCGGACCTGCTGGGCTACGGCGAGAGCGACCTGCCGCCGGGTCCGTACTCCATACCGCGCCACGCTGGCGTCGTCGCCGACGTGCTCGAGGCACTGGACCTGGGGCCGGTGACGCTCGTCGGGCTCTCGATGGGTGGGGGTGTCGCGATACAGGTCGCGCTCGACCGCCCCGATCTGGTCGACCGGCTGGTCCCCATCGACCCGTTCGGCCTCGGACGCGAGCTCCCGAACGGACTGCTCTCGTATGCCCTCGCACGGGTGCAACTGTTCAACAAACTCGCCATCGCCGCCTTCCGGCGGAGCCGCCGACTCACGCGCGCGAGTCTGGGCGGTATCGTCCACGACCTCGACAGCCTCCCCCCGGCGGCTGTCGAGGCGGTCTACCGGGAGGTCCAGCGGCCCACCGCGGGCGCGGCGTTCCGGCGGTTCCGGGACGCCGAGGTCACCCGCGATGGCTACCGGACGACCTTCACCGACAGATTCAGCGAGCTCTCGATGCCGACACAGTTCATCCACGGCGCCCACGACGAGGTGTTTCCCGTGGCGTGGGCTCGGCGGACTGCCGACCGGGTTCCCGGGGGCGAGCTGACGGTACTCGACGACTGTGCCCACTGGGCGCCCCGCGAGAACCCGGACGCCGTCGCTCAACTCATCAGGGGCGTGATTTCGGGGGTATGAGCCGTTCTCGACCGACGATATCGACGGCGGGGTCGTCTCTGCTGCCTGCGGAAATAAATCAAATACTGCTATATCGAATCGGTACTGGCGTCGCGAGTACCCGCCCTCGTCGAACTGTGGATTGTACTCCATCTGAGCGTCTGTCGCCTGGAGTGTACCTGATAGACGTCCGGTCGCATCCGCTCAGCTTACTGCTCGGATAGTGAACGCCATACTAAGACGGATTGGGGCCCATATCTACGTGATCATGAACATCAACTGGCGTGCAGTACTGACCGGATTCGTCGTCGCTATCGCTCTCGGAGTATTCGTCTCGTGGGCCGGTCCGCTCTCGGAGACGTCCGTCTACCTCCTGGCTCTGCCCGGGCTGGTCGGTGGTTTCGTCGCCGGCTACATGGTGTCTGGTGTCGGCAACGGGGCCGTCCACGGTGCGCTGGCGACGATAGTCGGCGCGCTCGCGCTGCTCGTCGCGCTCACCGTCGGCGCCGTCCTCTTCGTCGGCATCGTCCCCGCCGCCGCCGGCGCGTCGGTCGCGGTGCTCGCCCTGTTCGTGCAGGCGATTCCCGGCGGTGTGGCCGGGGCCATCGGCGGCTACATGAAGCGCCGCCGCGCTCCCCGGCCCATGGAGGAA is part of the Haloarcula salinisoli genome and encodes:
- a CDS encoding alpha/beta fold hydrolase, translating into MVTDGAVTIDGPRIHYREAGDGPPVVLLHGGIIDAATVSWPPVIDRLAPDYRVLAPDLLGYGESDLPPGPYSIPRHAGVVADVLEALDLGPVTLVGLSMGGGVAIQVALDRPDLVDRLVPIDPFGLGRELPNGLLSYALARVQLFNKLAIAAFRRSRRLTRASLGGIVHDLDSLPPAAVEAVYREVQRPTAGAAFRRFRDAEVTRDGYRTTFTDRFSELSMPTQFIHGAHDEVFPVAWARRTADRVPGGELTVLDDCAHWAPRENPDAVAQLIRGVISGV
- a CDS encoding DUF5518 domain-containing protein; the protein is MNINWRAVLTGFVVAIALGVFVSWAGPLSETSVYLLALPGLVGGFVAGYMVSGVGNGAVHGALATIVGALALLVALTVGAVLFVGIVPAAAGASVAVLALFVQAIPGGVAGAIGGYMKRRRAPRPMEEPAPR